One Cotesia glomerata isolate CgM1 linkage group LG8, MPM_Cglom_v2.3, whole genome shotgun sequence genomic window carries:
- the LOC123270333 gene encoding uncharacterized protein LOC123270333: MSGIKVGGCCGHDLRTATLVIGILFIVLNIGNLIRTPIEYTQACSSGMTFEDSIFCSWTKDSSNLGLAISSSIVEIILEALMIYGSEKEKYMLMLPLLVIHAIGLGLTFGVFWFIITAVVDISMGARVMILLIGHLIIAIGVYLWMIVYNRCQEIRRNSSVDPEKHQLPPYEQFVQDYKVAI; encoded by the exons ATGTCGGGCATTAAAGTCGGTGGTTGCTGTGGCCATGATTTAAGAACAGCGACTCTAGTTATTGGAATTCTATTTATC GTTCTCAACATCGGAAACTTGATACGAACACCGATAGAATACACCCAAGCATGTAGCAGTGGTATGACATTTGAAGACAGTATCTTTTGTTCATGGACAAAAGATTCCTCGAACTTGGGATTAGCTATCAGCAGTTCTAttgttgaaattattttagagGCGCTTATGATCTATGGATCTGAAaag gAAAAATACATGCTAATGCTACCATTGCTTGTAATCCATGCAATTGGACTAGGATTAACTTTTGGAGTTTTTTGGTTCATAATCACAGCAGTCGTTGATATTTCCATGGGAGCAAGAGTAATGATACTATTGATCGGTCATTTGATAATCG ctATCGGTGTGTACTTATGGATGATTGTCTACAACAGATGCCAAGAAATCCGAAGAAATTCTTCAGTGGACCCCGAAAAACATCAACTTCCTCCCTATGAACAATTTGTACAGGATTATAAAGttgcaatttaa